CGGAACTCCGGTGGCGACATACCCACAAGACCGTGCCCCAGGAACTCGTCTGACGCACAGAGGATGCGGCTTCCCGCTCCAACGGTGTTGAAGCCCTCCATCCTGAGTGTGGATTTGGCACCACCAATGACGGTGACGTACGGGCCGATGTGCACGTAGTCACCCATCGTCACAGCCGTGGTGCAATAGAACCCGGAGTCTATGGCGATATGCGACCCAAGCTCCACGAGGGCTGGGCGCTTAATCTCGACTCGCGGGCTAATGAAGACGTCCTGCCCTTGAGCCCTCAGCTGAGAGTAATCGTAAGGTGCCGTCTGATCCTCAGACTCTCGCGACATCACCAACCACTCTTGACGCATTCCACGATTCTGTGGACGTCTTCTTCGGTGATTTCTTCGTGGCAAGGAAGGGACAACTGTTGGGCGTCGAAACGTTCCTGTCCGGGGAGCTCGGGTGTGACCCCTCCCAACACACGATTCCGGTCGATTCGGCGGTGCACTACGGAGCACGGGATCCCGTGCTCCTTAAGCTTGCGTACCAAGTTGAGCCGCTGTTCAACGAGGACGGTAAATAGCCACCACGACGGAGAACTGCCCTGGTGGACCGCCGGAAGTGTTAACCCTGGCACCTCAGCAAGGTGATGAAAGTACGCGAGGGCGATGTCTCGCCGGCGGCGCAGTCGTTCGGGAAAGGATGCCAGGTTCCCCATCCCAACCGCCGCAGCTAGGTCGTTCATGTGGTATTTGAACCCCAGATCTGAGAGGTTGTACTGTCGCTCTCCTAGTTCATCGGGGACTGCCGTTGCCCGGTCAATGCCGAACCATCTAAGCCGGCTTACTGTTCTCTCGTCTTGTTCGCTGAGCGAGCAAATCGCTCCTCCGTCGCCAGTAGTGAGGTGTTTGATCGCTTGAAACGAGAAGCACGTGAACCTCGATATCGCACCGACTGGCGTACCTTTGTACAAGGCCCCGAGCGCATGCGCCGCATCCTCCACCACTGCGAGGCCGTGCTGCTGGGCGAGCGATCCGATCTCGTCCATCTCGCAGGGTATACCCGCCCAGTGCACCGGCATGACTGCCTTCGTTCTCTCCGTGATCCTAGACGCAGCAGAACTGACATCTAAGTTGCCGGTCGTGGCATCGATATCGGCAAATACGGGCCGTGCCCCCGCCATGAGCACGGAGAGCCCGCTTGCGACAAATGTTTGGGGCGGAAGAATGACTTCGTCGCCAGGTCCTACCCCCGCCGCGACGAGGGATAGATGGAGAGCAGACGTGCCGCTGTTCACCAAGCGAGGCCTGACGAGGCCTAACGACCGCTCGAGCGCCTGCTCGAAGCTACGAGCGACCGGCCCTTCGCTCAGGCGTCCAGAACGAAGTACATCAACTGCTAGGCGAATGGCCTCGTCGGAAACGTGCGAGTTAAAAAGTTCCATAGGTCAGCCGGGGTATGCGCAGCGCGCCCTCGTTCAGGGAGCGGTAGAGTACCGCCAGGGCCGGCGAAGCGCAAAGGGCCGAAATCAGAATACAAACGCGCGGCACGAACCGGAAATACGCCTCCCCTGGCCCGCCCGGTTTGGTAGGGGGCTCGCGCCACGACGTCGCTACGAGCCCCCCGTCTCGCGGAACCCGAGTGACAGTTTCGTCGAGATAGTATGTGTTGTTGTAGGCAGTCTAAGGTAGCAGCGACCATGTCTCCCAACCTCCCCCGCCTGCTTCGGACCGTCGCTCACCTCACCCCGGGGCAGGTCACCTCCCGCATCGTTCACGTGGCCCGCACGCAAGCCTACCGCCGGCTCGCGCGCTTCCCCATCTCCTGGCTATCCTTCGATGCCCACGCCCGCGGAGCGCTCCGGGAGCCGCTGGAGCTCGAGACCACTTTGCCTGTCGCCGAGATCATTGACCTGTGGCGCCAGGGCCAGGTGAGCTACCACGGCATCAAGGGTCCCAGGGACGACTGGAAGGCCAGCGGCCACACGCGCCTGTGGCAGTACGAAAAGCACTATCACGTCGAAGCGCTCGCGCTCGGCGCCGCGGGTTTGGGAAACACCCCCGAAGCCGCTCGCGCTCGCGACGATCTGGTCACCCTCGTGGCCGGCTGGCAAAAGGCCTGCCCGCCGCTGGCCGGGGCCAGCTGGGAGCCCTACCCCATCGCCCGCCGCGTGCTGCACTGGTCCCTTGCGCTGGCCGCCTGCCCCCAGCTGGGCCCCACCCTGGCCGGACGCCTCGCGCCACAGGTTCGTCACCTGCACCGCCACCTCGAGACGCACCTGCTCGGCAATCACCTGCTTTGTGACCTGTTCGCCGTCGTCGCAGGCTGCGCCGTACTCGAAGCCCCGGGCCTCGACGCCCTGGCCGCCGTGGCCCGCGAGGAGCTCTGCCGCCAGCTTCGCGCCCAAACGCTTCGTGACGGCGGGTACGCCGAGCGCACCGCCCAGTACCACGCCGTGGTGCTTCGCGACCTGCTGTGGACGATAGCGCTCACCAATGCACGAGGCCGGCCCCTGGCGCTCGAAGCTCACGCCACACACATGATGCAGTGGCTCGGGGCTGTGGTGCGCTCCGATGGCAGTTTCCCCTGGATCAACGATGCCGCCCCGGACACCACCCCCGCCTGGCCTGCCCTGCTGCGATTGGCCCACCAGGTGGGACTGAACCCCGAGGAGACCTTGGAGACACCCGTGCCGCGGCCTGCGCCCGAAGGACCGCTGGTGCTCCACGAAACGGGCTGGTTGATCTGGCGTCCAGGGAAGAGCGATCTGCTGTTCGACTTTGGCTTGGTCGGGCCGCCCGAACAGCCGGGCCACGGGCACGCCGACGCCCTGGGCTTCGAACTCATCTGGGAAGGCGAGCCCCTGGTCACCGATACGGGCATCACCACCTACGCCGCGAACGAAACGCGCGCATACGAACGCAGCGCCGCCGCACACGCCACCGTTTCCGTCGACGGGGAAGGCAGTGACGAGGTGTGGGCCTCTTTCCGCGTGGGCGGCCGAGCCGCACCCTACCTGGCCCGCGTCTCCCTCGATGCGCCCGGCGCCCTGGCCGTGCAAGCCGTGTGCAAAAGCTTCCGTGGATGGCGGCACGAACGGCGGCTCGAGTTCACCGCCGGCAAACGCCTGGTCGTGGAAGACCATCTCGAAGGCTCATTCGCCCAGGCCGCGAGCCATGTGCCATTGGCCCCCGGGTGGCAGCTGACGGACGAGGGGGGGGCGCTAAGCCTCGTCAAGGGCAGCCAAACCCTGAGGTTTCGTGTGCTGGCAGGAGGGCCCGCTCGCGTTGCCGCCGGATGGCAGAGCGCAGGCTTCGAGCACAAGGTCCCCCGCCAAGTCATCCACGTGCCCCTGGTCGCGGGGCGCGCCAGCTACGAAATCTGCGCCTAGCGCCCTTCTGGCCGACCAGCGGACTTCGGCCTCGAGCAGGTGGGAACCTCGGCGGCGCCCTCGTCAAGCAGCATGCCTCCCTCGAGGGGTAGCGCGAGCCGCCGCCCCTCACAGGTTTCCAGAACGAACGCATCCTCCCGCAGACCGACATACCATCCCCAGCGACGAACCCCGCTGTAGGAGGGCAAGGCATCGGGGGACTTCAACAACGTCGAAAGCCTCCACTCGCGAGCCTTGCCAGCCCGAGGCACGATTCGGACGAGTACCGGATCCCCATCTTCCGGCTCCAGCATGTCACTTCCGAACACGGACAGCAGAAAGCGCCCATCATTCGAGACGTAAACAATTCTTTCCGGCGTCTCGGCTCTCCAGAGCAAACGGGGGGTGATCTGAAACCAGGAATTCGCCTGCCATACAAGCTCCTGGCCCTCGACGGGGCCGGCCGCATAAACATCCGTTGCTCCACGCTCCCAATCGAGCACGCCGATGTAACGACGATTCTGAGACCATGACACACGAGCCCCATCGACGAGGAGAGGCGCCACCGCCAAGGCCGAGGACGGGGCAAAAAGGAGGAGGCCCGCGACGGCAACTGCGCTCGCCTTCATGAGAGTACGGTGGTGACCCGACAACCGGGAAGCATCGTCTGTACAGACTCGCGAACGAACTCGAGGTGGCGCTCTCGGAGCTTGCGCCCAAGGTTCATCACGCTTTCTTTGTCGCCGAATTCGCCGTCAGCGTCACGATATTCGTCGTTGTTCCCAAGGGTATGGCCG
Above is a genomic segment from Myxococcales bacterium containing:
- a CDS encoding acyltransferase, whose protein sequence is MSRESEDQTAPYDYSQLRAQGQDVFISPRVEIKRPALVELGSHIAIDSGFYCTTAVTMGDYVHIGPYVTVIGGAKSTLRMEGFNTVGAGSRILCASDEFLGHGLVGMSPPEFRDRVNYAPVIFRRFASIGTNVVVHPGVTLGEGSVVGSCSLVLRSTEPWSIYFGVPARKVRERPRDRMLQAARAMGYEE
- a CDS encoding DegT/DnrJ/EryC1/StrS family aminotransferase; this encodes MELFNSHVSDEAIRLAVDVLRSGRLSEGPVARSFEQALERSLGLVRPRLVNSGTSALHLSLVAAGVGPGDEVILPPQTFVASGLSVLMAGARPVFADIDATTGNLDVSSAASRITERTKAVMPVHWAGIPCEMDEIGSLAQQHGLAVVEDAAHALGALYKGTPVGAISRFTCFSFQAIKHLTTGDGGAICSLSEQDERTVSRLRWFGIDRATAVPDELGERQYNLSDLGFKYHMNDLAAAVGMGNLASFPERLRRRRDIALAYFHHLAEVPGLTLPAVHQGSSPSWWLFTVLVEQRLNLVRKLKEHGIPCSVVHRRIDRNRVLGGVTPELPGQERFDAQQLSLPCHEEITEEDVHRIVECVKSGW
- a CDS encoding heparinase II/III-family protein: MSPNLPRLLRTVAHLTPGQVTSRIVHVARTQAYRRLARFPISWLSFDAHARGALREPLELETTLPVAEIIDLWRQGQVSYHGIKGPRDDWKASGHTRLWQYEKHYHVEALALGAAGLGNTPEAARARDDLVTLVAGWQKACPPLAGASWEPYPIARRVLHWSLALAACPQLGPTLAGRLAPQVRHLHRHLETHLLGNHLLCDLFAVVAGCAVLEAPGLDALAAVAREELCRQLRAQTLRDGGYAERTAQYHAVVLRDLLWTIALTNARGRPLALEAHATHMMQWLGAVVRSDGSFPWINDAAPDTTPAWPALLRLAHQVGLNPEETLETPVPRPAPEGPLVLHETGWLIWRPGKSDLLFDFGLVGPPEQPGHGHADALGFELIWEGEPLVTDTGITTYAANETRAYERSAAAHATVSVDGEGSDEVWASFRVGGRAAPYLARVSLDAPGALAVQAVCKSFRGWRHERRLEFTAGKRLVVEDHLEGSFAQAASHVPLAPGWQLTDEGGALSLVKGSQTLRFRVLAGGPARVAAGWQSAGFEHKVPRQVIHVPLVAGRASYEICA